A window from Leptothermofonsia sichuanensis E412 encodes these proteins:
- a CDS encoding DEAD/DEAH box helicase, with translation MSNPIAIPAVSVTYAQDGTSTQANALGMRPMQERAYQKRGEQYLLIKSPPASGKSRALMFIALDKLENQGLKQAIIVVPEKSIGASFHNEPLSKYGFWADWVVEPRWNLCDAPGGDNGGKVDAVKKFLESDAKVLVCTHATFRFAVDRFGVEVLDDRLIAVDEFHHVSANPDNKLGDHIRQLMARDKTHIVAMTGSYFRGDAVAVLHPDDEARFETVTYTYYEQLNGYQYLKQLDIGYYFYAGRYSDEITQVLNPNEKTILHIPNVNSRESTKDKIREVEHIIEALGEWQGTDSQTGFQLVKTADGKLLKIADLVDDDPSKRDKVVAALKDPAHKHNRDHVDIIIALGMAKEGFDWIWCEHALTVGYRSSLTEIIQIIGRATRDAPGKTRARFTNLIAEPDASEEAVTEAVNDTLKAIAASLLMEQVLAPRFEFKPKRPDNQPTPGFDYGEGGYDANKCNVGVNPETGQIQIEIKGLAEPKSPEATRICREDLTELVTAFVQDKPALERGLFDEELVPEELTQVRMGKIVKEKFPNLDAEDQEAVRQHAIATLNLVQQAKKEVIYCCDHSSGH, from the coding sequence ATGAGCAACCCGATCGCAATCCCCGCCGTTTCCGTCACCTACGCCCAAGACGGCACCTCCACCCAAGCCAACGCCCTGGGGATGCGCCCCATGCAGGAACGCGCCTACCAAAAGCGCGGTGAACAATATCTCCTGATCAAATCACCCCCCGCCTCCGGCAAAAGTCGGGCACTGATGTTCATCGCTCTGGATAAGCTGGAAAACCAGGGTCTCAAACAGGCGATCATTGTGGTGCCCGAAAAATCGATCGGCGCTAGCTTTCACAACGAACCCCTGAGCAAGTATGGCTTTTGGGCCGATTGGGTGGTCGAACCCCGCTGGAACCTCTGCGATGCTCCCGGCGGCGATAACGGCGGTAAAGTCGATGCGGTGAAAAAATTCCTAGAAAGCGATGCCAAGGTGCTGGTCTGCACCCATGCCACCTTTCGCTTTGCCGTGGATCGGTTTGGGGTAGAGGTGTTGGACGATCGCCTGATCGCCGTCGATGAATTCCACCATGTTTCCGCCAACCCTGATAACAAGCTCGGCGATCATATCCGCCAACTCATGGCCCGCGACAAAACCCACATCGTCGCCATGACGGGTTCCTACTTCCGGGGCGATGCGGTCGCCGTGCTGCACCCCGATGACGAAGCCCGCTTTGAAACCGTTACCTACACCTACTACGAACAACTCAACGGCTACCAATACCTGAAGCAACTCGACATCGGCTACTACTTCTACGCTGGTCGCTACAGCGACGAAATCACGCAGGTGCTCAACCCCAACGAGAAAACCATTCTGCACATTCCCAACGTCAACTCCCGCGAAAGCACCAAAGACAAAATCCGTGAAGTCGAACATATTATCGAAGCACTGGGGGAATGGCAGGGTACCGACTCCCAAACGGGATTTCAACTCGTCAAAACGGCTGATGGTAAGCTACTCAAAATTGCCGATCTAGTGGACGATGACCCCAGCAAGCGCGATAAAGTCGTTGCCGCCCTCAAAGACCCCGCCCACAAACACAACCGCGACCATGTGGATATCATCATCGCCCTGGGTATGGCCAAGGAAGGCTTCGACTGGATCTGGTGTGAACACGCCCTCACCGTGGGCTACCGCTCCAGCCTGACGGAAATTATCCAAATCATCGGACGCGCCACCCGCGATGCCCCCGGCAAAACCCGCGCCCGCTTCACCAACTTGATCGCCGAACCCGATGCCAGCGAGGAAGCCGTGACCGAGGCGGTGAATGATACCCTCAAGGCGATCGCCGCCAGCCTGCTGATGGAACAAGTCCTCGCCCCCCGCTTTGAATTCAAACCCAAGCGCCCCGATAATCAGCCCACTCCCGGCTTTGACTACGGCGAGGGCGGCTACGATGCAAACAAATGCAACGTCGGGGTAAATCCTGAGACGGGGCAGATTCAGATTGAAATTAAGGGACTTGCAGAACCCAAGAGTCCAGAAGCGACCCGCATCTGTCGCGAAGACTTGACCGAACTGGTGACCGCGTTTGTCCAAGACAAGCCCGCCCTCGAACGGGGCCTCTTCGACGAAGAACTGGTCCCTGAAGAACTAACCCAAGTCCGGATGGGCAAAATCGTCAAAGAGAAATTCCCAAATTTAGATGCAGAAGATCAAGAAGCGGTGCGTCAACATGCGATCGCCACCCTCAACCTGGTGCAACAGGCTAAAAAAGAAGTGATTTACTGCTGCGATCACTCCAGCGGGCATTGA
- a CDS encoding GIY-YIG nuclease family protein, with amino-acid sequence MNKDKTSRRITKPETDFGPLFSHVEAEDDLPTGYIYVLRSQSDDPFITGNRSVIHKIGVTGGDVKTRIANAKQDPTYLLADVEIVATFKLANINRKKLETVLHNFFDHTRLDVQLQDRFGIAVKPREWFLVPLEAIEEAIEKVKEGTIDQFRYDPQSASLTRL; translated from the coding sequence TTGAACAAAGACAAAACCAGCCGCCGTATTACCAAACCTGAAACAGATTTCGGACCCCTATTTTCGCATGTTGAAGCAGAAGATGACTTGCCGACTGGCTATATTTACGTACTCAGAAGCCAATCTGATGATCCCTTCATTACCGGGAATCGGTCAGTCATTCATAAAATCGGTGTAACAGGTGGCGATGTCAAAACCCGAATTGCGAATGCCAAGCAAGACCCAACCTATCTGCTTGCAGACGTGGAAATCGTCGCAACCTTCAAACTGGCAAATATCAATCGAAAAAAACTTGAGACAGTTCTTCACAATTTTTTTGACCATACTCGATTAGATGTCCAGTTGCAGGATCGTTTTGGCATCGCCGTAAAACCCAGAGAATGGTTTCTGGTTCCACTAGAGGCAATTGAGGAGGCGATTGAAAAAGTTAAGGAAGGAACAATCGACCAATTTCGATACGATCCGCAATCAGCAAGTCTGACACGCTTGTAA
- a CDS encoding PhoX family protein, translating to MSKLSRRQLLAFFGCSAAATVLAPTVERKLFGFSTGVAEAAQLPFTPIRLPHPLSIYREQRSFLPTGLGSGSILNPSSDTRLGQYTVYDDVIVPPEYERYVIISWGDRVFPNPDEYFGFNCDYTGYVGTPLDGYLTVNHEYVGYPISKWAPATPPDLVAGNFPEAGPLVIPGFPTFTSAPTAANRRTLWGEFFYNQGMSVIRISRRDRRSRFRVVSSDPKNRRIHGLSGLGINSQRSDGYQSVTSWGSKSYQQGDNNYLIATGPVATEVLPLSSDGLGNKIIGTAYNCSGGNTPWGTVLSAEENYQASATFFVGVTEAVRPNGTQTGYIADTCGAEFGLVGEKYGYMVEIDPANPNFRPRKHSWLGRYRHENIAMRVQAGKKLVAYMGDDRRGGHTWKFVSSGTVTNPRAKSNSQLFENGILYVAKFNPASDPTRPNEGTGEWIPLLLSTPTNPNVPSQIASTAIAAGLTGSLALGRVVLPRRNGIAGQTVDGGFFNCETTNEATALPGYRNKTLADFYTSQGAVLCDCYPAANLVGGTPSARPEDIEINPRNPREVIIAYTDGAPGSDGYPDSRVFVVGKYTAAINDTQQSGGLYKIIEDSADSTGTTFRWQRFSQAGEDGSEDGNGFANVDNLAFDNRNNIWGVTDMSTNLHNGFNVGAAGTPTTLNHAAIGDVSTLVGVFGNNWLFYIPTTGRMAGAVVPFAYGPPRCEMTGPTFIADTLILAVQHPSEDAPFSPDQTLSRSIPMLNLDGTLFSQERSVPRGSHWPSNIQGNPNGPPKPAVIGIRSKRPSGQFV from the coding sequence ATGTCTAAGCTTTCCCGCAGACAATTATTAGCGTTTTTTGGGTGTAGCGCTGCGGCTACCGTTCTGGCACCTACCGTTGAACGAAAACTGTTTGGCTTTTCCACTGGTGTCGCTGAGGCAGCTCAACTGCCCTTTACCCCGATTCGTTTGCCCCATCCTCTGTCGATTTACCGGGAGCAAAGAAGTTTTCTGCCCACTGGACTTGGCTCCGGGTCAATTTTGAACCCCTCCAGTGATACCCGACTGGGGCAATATACCGTCTATGACGACGTGATTGTGCCGCCTGAGTATGAGCGTTATGTGATCATTAGCTGGGGCGATCGCGTCTTCCCCAATCCAGACGAGTATTTTGGCTTTAACTGCGACTACACGGGTTATGTAGGTACCCCACTCGATGGTTATTTAACGGTCAACCACGAATACGTCGGCTATCCCATCTCCAAATGGGCACCCGCCACTCCTCCCGATCTGGTAGCAGGCAATTTTCCCGAAGCCGGTCCGTTAGTCATCCCCGGATTTCCAACCTTTACCAGTGCTCCCACGGCGGCTAACCGGCGCACACTCTGGGGTGAGTTCTTCTACAACCAGGGGATGTCAGTAATTCGGATTAGCCGGCGCGATCGCCGCTCTCGCTTTAGAGTCGTGTCGAGTGATCCTAAGAATCGCCGGATTCATGGGCTGTCGGGTCTGGGCATCAACAGTCAGCGGAGCGATGGCTACCAGTCTGTCACCTCCTGGGGATCAAAAAGCTACCAGCAGGGTGACAACAATTACCTGATTGCAACCGGACCTGTCGCTACGGAAGTCCTCCCCCTAAGCTCCGACGGTCTGGGTAACAAGATTATTGGAACGGCTTACAACTGTTCTGGCGGCAACACTCCCTGGGGTACGGTTCTATCCGCAGAAGAAAACTATCAGGCGAGTGCCACTTTCTTTGTGGGTGTAACCGAGGCAGTCAGACCGAACGGGACACAAACTGGTTACATTGCAGACACCTGTGGAGCCGAGTTTGGGCTGGTGGGCGAAAAATATGGATATATGGTCGAAATCGATCCAGCGAATCCCAACTTCCGACCCCGCAAGCATTCCTGGCTGGGGCGTTACCGCCACGAAAACATTGCCATGCGGGTTCAGGCGGGTAAAAAACTGGTGGCTTACATGGGGGATGACCGCCGGGGTGGACATACCTGGAAATTTGTCAGCAGTGGTACCGTCACCAATCCACGGGCAAAGTCCAATAGCCAACTGTTTGAGAATGGCATTCTCTATGTGGCGAAGTTCAACCCTGCCAGTGATCCCACCCGTCCCAATGAAGGAACTGGCGAATGGATTCCGTTACTGTTAAGCACTCCCACCAACCCCAATGTCCCTTCGCAGATTGCGTCAACCGCGATCGCGGCTGGGTTGACCGGATCCCTGGCACTGGGTCGAGTGGTGCTTCCCCGCCGCAATGGCATTGCTGGACAAACCGTGGATGGGGGGTTCTTCAACTGCGAAACCACCAACGAAGCCACCGCACTACCTGGTTACCGCAATAAAACCCTGGCAGACTTCTATACCTCCCAGGGAGCGGTACTATGTGATTGCTACCCGGCAGCAAACCTGGTGGGTGGCACTCCCTCCGCCCGTCCAGAGGACATCGAAATCAACCCACGCAACCCCAGGGAAGTGATCATTGCCTACACCGATGGCGCTCCGGGGAGTGATGGCTATCCCGATTCGCGGGTGTTTGTAGTTGGCAAGTATACGGCTGCAATCAACGATACTCAGCAGTCGGGTGGACTGTACAAGATCATCGAAGATAGTGCTGACAGTACTGGCACCACCTTCCGCTGGCAGCGCTTCTCCCAGGCAGGGGAAGACGGCTCTGAGGATGGCAACGGCTTTGCTAATGTGGATAACCTGGCATTCGATAACCGCAACAATATCTGGGGCGTTACGGATATGTCCACCAACCTGCACAACGGGTTCAATGTGGGTGCTGCCGGAACTCCCACCACCCTGAACCACGCCGCCATTGGTGATGTATCTACCCTGGTTGGTGTATTTGGCAACAACTGGCTGTTCTACATTCCCACCACAGGACGGATGGCAGGAGCAGTCGTTCCCTTTGCCTACGGACCACCACGGTGCGAAATGACGGGTCCCACCTTCATCGCGGATACCCTAATTCTGGCGGTGCAACATCCCAGTGAAGATGCACCCTTCAGTCCTGACCAGACCCTGAGCCGATCCATTCCCATGCTCAATCTGGATGGTACCCTGTTCAGCCAGGAACGCTCTGTGCCACGGGGGAGCCACTGGCCCAGCAACATTCAGGGCAATCCCAATGGTCCCCCGAAACCAGCGGTGATCGGGATCCGCAGTAAGCGTCCGAGTGGGCAGTTTGTTTAA
- a CDS encoding transglutaminase family protein, with the protein MLRPRSGLGQWVLREEYILEPEVSVVEYTDSYGNLCQRLIAPAGKFRIHTAACVETADEIDTCPGAPFVPVQDLPESTIQFLLPSRYCQSDQLGELASEITAEREPGYDQVEAICHWIQTNVEYRYGTSDASTSALDTAKTQIGVCRDFAHLGIAFCRSLSIPARMVVGYLYQLEPMDLHAWFEAFVGDRWYTFDATQPEPRGNRIAIAYGRDAADVALSTQFGPLQLTEMHVWVNAVESGVESSLDSSE; encoded by the coding sequence ATGTTGAGACCCAGGAGTGGATTGGGGCAATGGGTACTGCGGGAAGAATATATTCTGGAACCGGAGGTATCTGTTGTAGAGTACACCGATAGCTATGGGAATCTATGTCAGCGGCTGATCGCACCTGCCGGGAAGTTTCGCATCCATACGGCGGCTTGTGTCGAAACAGCCGATGAGATTGATACCTGCCCTGGCGCCCCCTTCGTTCCGGTTCAGGATCTGCCTGAAAGTACAATCCAATTTCTCTTACCCAGTCGCTACTGCCAGTCCGATCAACTTGGTGAACTTGCCAGTGAAATTACGGCTGAGCGTGAGCCGGGTTATGACCAGGTAGAAGCCATTTGCCACTGGATTCAAACCAATGTGGAATATCGCTATGGCACCAGTGACGCTTCTACTTCAGCCCTCGACACCGCTAAAACTCAAATTGGTGTTTGTCGTGACTTTGCCCATCTGGGCATCGCCTTTTGCCGCAGCCTCAGCATTCCAGCCCGTATGGTCGTTGGCTACCTTTACCAGCTTGAACCGATGGATCTGCACGCCTGGTTTGAGGCATTTGTTGGCGATCGCTGGTACACCTTCGATGCCACCCAGCCAGAACCTCGCGGTAACCGAATTGCGATCGCCTATGGGCGAGATGCGGCTGATGTTGCCCTGTCTACCCAATTTGGTCCCCTCCAACTCACGGAGATGCACGTGTGGGTAAATGCCGTTGAATCAGGAGTAGAGAGCAGTCTGGATAGTTCTGAATAA
- a CDS encoding YncE family protein, translating into MAQSNLVQLAQAGDTNAIAALMNSALQAIGVTARVVLRDGDLHILLESDQLLAEHSCAEFIQRGITRLGMAWLSSAIIYSRVTGQQAPVWVQKIDLADRGIANPFVLAPEVQLEADTGALVRLPAPQPRRVRLFDLLMLSFPLLVVLSSIQIWNRYLSSGSQSIFSTPSTGLKAEKSAPSRTNEPEKPDPYRLAINQATRAVKLGETAKTRQEWRQAIDEWQQAIAHLESVPQSHSKSALAKQKIAQYQENLAMIAKDHLSLSGMELKKVISGGVSPKSVVFSGDDLFFAQNMMYSHTITVYDREFRLVKTISDAVKLADFGYPQYKGSQKGAPVEAAFSHGGQVAWVSNYEMYGTGFRSGADDDCSPSSNNDPSFLYRIGTGKLAIDHVVQVGAVPKFVATTPNNRYVLVSNWCSWDLSVVDTQKNKEVRRIQLGPYPRGIAVDPTSEKAYVAVMGSYDIAVVNLKTFAVDWLQGVGRSPRHLNIAPDSKYLYATLNGEGQVAKIDLATRQVVSKVVTGNAPRSMAISADGQFIYVVNYNSDTVSKVRTQDMKVVQTVKVNPAPIGITYDPKTSQVWVACYSGSILVFQD; encoded by the coding sequence ATGGCACAGTCTAATCTTGTACAGCTCGCTCAGGCAGGGGATACCAATGCGATCGCTGCCCTGATGAATTCTGCCTTGCAGGCAATTGGCGTGACTGCAAGGGTTGTCTTACGTGATGGGGATCTTCATATCTTGCTGGAGTCGGACCAACTGTTGGCTGAGCATTCCTGCGCAGAGTTTATCCAGCGGGGGATTACCCGTCTGGGAATGGCATGGCTTTCATCGGCAATTATTTACAGTCGGGTCACCGGGCAACAGGCACCCGTCTGGGTACAGAAAATTGACCTGGCAGATAGGGGAATTGCCAATCCCTTTGTGCTGGCACCCGAAGTTCAGCTTGAGGCGGATACCGGGGCGCTGGTGCGGTTGCCAGCTCCCCAACCCAGGCGGGTACGGCTGTTTGATCTGTTGATGCTAAGTTTTCCGCTGCTGGTAGTTCTGAGCAGCATTCAGATCTGGAACCGGTATCTATCCAGCGGTTCCCAGTCCATTTTTTCAACACCTTCCACCGGGTTGAAGGCAGAAAAATCAGCTCCATCCAGGACAAATGAACCTGAAAAGCCCGATCCCTATCGTCTGGCAATTAACCAGGCAACCCGTGCCGTAAAACTGGGAGAAACCGCTAAAACACGCCAGGAGTGGCGTCAGGCAATTGATGAGTGGCAGCAGGCGATCGCCCATCTGGAGAGTGTCCCACAGTCTCATTCAAAATCCGCCCTGGCTAAACAGAAGATCGCCCAGTACCAGGAAAACCTGGCAATGATCGCCAAAGACCATCTCAGTTTGTCGGGCATGGAACTGAAGAAGGTGATTTCCGGTGGAGTGTCGCCCAAGTCGGTAGTCTTTTCAGGCGATGACCTGTTCTTTGCCCAGAACATGATGTACAGCCACACGATCACGGTCTATGACCGTGAGTTTCGCCTGGTCAAAACCATTTCAGACGCCGTGAAACTGGCTGATTTTGGCTATCCCCAGTACAAAGGGTCTCAGAAAGGCGCTCCGGTGGAAGCAGCCTTTTCCCACGGGGGACAGGTCGCCTGGGTGTCAAACTATGAAATGTATGGAACTGGATTTCGCTCTGGTGCGGATGATGACTGTAGCCCTTCCAGTAATAACGATCCCAGTTTTCTGTACCGGATTGGTACGGGTAAGCTGGCCATTGACCATGTGGTGCAGGTCGGGGCAGTGCCCAAATTTGTTGCTACGACACCCAACAATCGCTATGTGCTGGTCAGTAACTGGTGCAGTTGGGACCTCAGCGTCGTGGATACTCAGAAAAATAAGGAAGTCCGCCGGATTCAGTTGGGTCCCTATCCCCGTGGGATTGCCGTTGATCCCACGTCCGAAAAGGCATACGTTGCTGTCATGGGTTCCTACGATATTGCTGTTGTCAACCTGAAGACCTTTGCCGTGGACTGGCTTCAGGGAGTTGGGCGGTCCCCCCGTCACCTCAATATTGCTCCGGATAGTAAGTACCTCTACGCGACTTTGAACGGAGAAGGACAGGTGGCCAAAATTGACCTTGCCACCCGGCAGGTGGTCAGCAAGGTTGTCACCGGGAATGCCCCCCGCAGCATGGCGATTTCAGCCGATGGTCAGTTTATCTATGTCGTAAACTACAACTCAGATACGGTGAGTAAGGTTCGGACCCAGGATATGAAGGTTGTCCAGACGGTCAAAGTAAATCCAGCTCCAATTGGGATCACCTATGACCCCAAAACCAGCCAGGTCTGGGTTGCCTGCTATTCTGGCAGTATTCTGGTGTTTCAGGATTAG
- a CDS encoding phosphotransacetylase family protein, translating to MPKSAKYLLVGSTEAYCGKSATVLGIAHHLKERGLDVAYGKPLGTVWGGPDGKEADKDTQFVARILDLPASRLQPTILSLDEATIQKRIRGEDTTDYLQTLLKYNQMQGPDLTLLEGPENLEEGTLFDLSLGQVAEALNARVLLVARFHSLLIVGSLISARRRLGDRLLGVLINDIPEDRMEEVKTTVQPFLERQGIPILGLLPSSALLRSVSVADLVTQLNAEVLCRPDRLDLMVESLSIGAMNVNSALKYFRKGRNMAVVTGGDRADIQLAALETSTQCLILTGQMPPSPAVLSRAEDLEIPILSVDLDTLTTVEIVDRAFGQVRVHEPIKVQYIYQTMAEHFDMDRVLQGLGMEQAITAT from the coding sequence GTGCCTAAGTCCGCAAAGTATTTGTTGGTTGGATCGACTGAAGCTTACTGTGGTAAGTCGGCGACGGTTTTGGGGATTGCCCATCACTTGAAAGAACGGGGGTTGGATGTTGCCTATGGCAAGCCGTTGGGAACGGTATGGGGTGGACCCGATGGGAAAGAAGCTGATAAAGATACCCAATTTGTTGCTCGAATTTTAGACTTACCCGCCAGCCGTTTGCAGCCGACAATCCTGTCGCTGGATGAAGCCACGATTCAGAAACGGATTCGGGGAGAGGACACTACCGACTACCTCCAGACATTGCTTAAGTATAATCAGATGCAGGGACCGGATCTGACATTACTAGAAGGTCCAGAAAACCTGGAAGAAGGGACGCTGTTTGACCTGTCCCTGGGTCAGGTGGCCGAAGCGCTGAATGCCCGCGTTTTGCTGGTTGCCCGGTTTCACTCGCTTTTAATTGTAGGGTCGTTGATCTCAGCCAGACGCCGGTTGGGCGATCGCCTCCTGGGTGTCTTGATTAATGACATCCCCGAAGATCGGATGGAGGAAGTTAAAACAACTGTTCAGCCATTTCTGGAGAGGCAGGGTATCCCGATCCTGGGATTGCTGCCCAGCAGCGCTCTGTTACGCAGTGTCAGTGTCGCCGATTTAGTGACTCAACTGAATGCCGAAGTTCTCTGCCGTCCTGATCGGCTGGATTTGATGGTTGAAAGCCTGTCGATTGGGGCGATGAATGTCAATTCTGCTTTGAAGTACTTCCGCAAGGGACGGAATATGGCAGTTGTCACCGGGGGCGATCGCGCCGACATTCAACTCGCTGCCCTGGAAACCTCTACCCAATGCCTGATCCTGACCGGGCAGATGCCGCCTTCCCCGGCTGTCCTCAGCCGTGCCGAAGACCTGGAAATCCCGATTCTCTCTGTCGATCTGGATACCCTGACCACGGTTGAAATTGTGGATCGTGCCTTTGGTCAGGTACGAGTGCATGAACCCATTAAAGTGCAATATATCTATCAGACCATGGCAGAACACTTTGATATGGACCGGGTGTTACAAGGTTTGGGAATGGAACAGGCGATAACTGCCACTTAA